A stretch of DNA from Phormidium ambiguum IAM M-71:
GCAGATTTACAGGAAAATCGCATTTTAACTCAGTTCGATCCTCCTGCACCAGAAGATATCATCCATCGTTATAATATTTCGCAAGTTCAAGGAGTTTTTTATCGCGCTAGTCAGATTACAATTAATGCTCATCGTAATGTTCCCGGCGAGTATAAATTGCTGTTTCGCTATCTGAAATTGTTTCAATTAATGGCTTATATTGAAGGTGATGCCGATCATGGTTTTACTATTACGATAGATGGGCCAACTAGTTTATTTAAACCTAGCACAAGATATGGATTAGCGATCGCTAAACTCATCCCCGCACTTTTGCACGTTACCAAATGGAGTCTCAGCGCTACTTTACAAACAAAAGACATCTACAGTGGCAAACAAAAAACTGGCAGATTTACCCTCAATTCTGATTGTGGTTTAGTCACTCATTATCCCCCTGGAAAACCTTACGATAGTATGTTAGAAGCTGGCTTTGCTAATCGTTGGGATTCCCTAAAAACGGATTGGGTTTTAGAAAGAGAAGTTGACTTAATTCCGATTCCCGGAAGCGTGATGATTCCCGATTTTCGCCTAGTTCATCCCGATGGCAGAAGTTACTTATTAGAAATAGTTGGTTACTGGCGACCTGAATATTTACAAAAGAAATTTGCTCAAGCAAGAAAAGCTGATTGTGATAATTTAATTTTGGCAGTTTCGGAAAGATTGAATTTAGAAAAAGCCGGAGTTAAAGTCAGTAATACCCCAGCAAAAATTGTCTGGTTTAAAGATAAACTTTCCCCCAAAGCAGTGTTAGAAATTCTCGAATAAATTGCATAAATGAAACATTAGGAGGTAGCAATGTCCTTACAATTGTTAAGAAGGAAATTTACAGTTAAGCAGTATCACCAGATGATTGAAGCTGGTATTTTGACAGAAGACGATCGAGTAGAATTAATTAAGGGAGAAATAGTTGAAATGACCCCAATTAATAGAAGACATTCAGCCCATGTTAATCGTTTAAATGAGTTATTTATTTTACGTTTGGCACAATTGGTAACAGTGGGAGTACAAAACCCAGTAGAATTGAATGATAACTCTGAACCTCAACCAGATATATCATTATTGCGACGAAAAGCTGATTTTTATAAGTCAGGACATCCGCAACCACAGGATATTCTGTTATTAGTAGAAGTGGCAGATACGACGGTAGAAAGTGACAGAGAAATCAAAATCCCTCTCTATGCCGAAAATGGAATTATAGAAGTTTGGTTAATAGATATTAACGAGCAATATATTGAAGTTTATCGACAACCTTCAGCCAATGGTTATCAGAATATCCAAAGATTTGTGCGAGGGCAAAATTTATCGATACTCGCTTTTCCTGAAGTTATTATAAGTGTAGATGAAGTATTGGGATAAAGTTATATCGTTTACCCGAATAATTGATACAAATACAGTAGGGGCGGGTTTAGCCAAAAATCAGAAATACCCAGTCATAAGATTGAAATCAAAACCCGCCCTTTCCCAAGCATCCGTAGCAAACATTTAGGTAATCGATATTAATATCAACAATTGGAGGTAGCAATGTCTGTACAATTACTAAGACGAAAATTTACAGTAGAGCAGTATCATCAAATGGTTGATGCTGGTATTTTGACAGCAAACGATCGAGTAGAATTAATTAGAGGCGAGATTGTTTAAAGTACAAAGTCTCTACATTTTTAGACTATTAATCTGGCGTTAATATGGTAATTTTGCCGATCGTTTAATTAACTGATTTAAGTGGTAATACCGTTGTAAATAAAAAGGAAAAAAGAAAATAATGGTAAAAAAGCGCAAATCGCAATCAATAAAGTAAAAAAGTGCGATGATAAATGAAATTTTAGAAATTGTCTGGCAGAATAGCTTATTCCATTGGATAATTGTGTTGCTGTTAGTGTTAGCCTGTTTAATTGAGGTCTATTCTACAGTAAAGTACATCTGGAAATTAAAAAACAGTATCACAAATAAAGCGATCGACTATTTATCATACAACCTAAAAACTGTAAGAATAATCGATAAAGAACCAGTTTATTTGGATTGTAAAAATCTTCCTAAAGATAGTCGAACAAAAATATTTAACTGGTTGAATAAAAATTTAGTCGGAACAGAACTGAACGAGCGTTTTCAAGCGCAATTACAGTTTGGACAATTTTTACTTATACAGTATCCAGCAATTCTCGAAAAGCCAGTTCCTCGTAGTTCTTTACGCTTCATTCAAAGTATACTGATTGCGATCGGAGTTTTGGGAACTTTTTACGGTATTCAAGTAGGACTAAGCGAGATTTCTTTGAGCGATATTGGGGAAAATAGCGGACACTTACTCAAGTCAAGCGTTCAACTACTGGAAGGAATGAAAACTGCTTTTTCTACCTCATTAATGGGATTGGGATCTTCCAGTATCTTCACATTAGTTTTAGCTTGTTTAGAGTGGGTACGCAAAAAGTATCGAGATAGCCTGAAACATAAATTAGACGCAATTACTATATTAGAAACACCGATGCGATTGCTGGAAAAAATGAATCCTGAAGCCAATTTGAAAGCTTCTCAATCACTCGCCAATGCTGCGGAAATCATGGGAACACAATTTGCTGAACTGATAGAAATTCAGCGAGAATTCAGTCCAAAAGCGATCGGACAAGAAATCGGAAACATCATCAAACCTATATTGCAAGAAATCCGAGTTGAACTATTAGCATTGCAAGAAATAAAGGCAGATCGAAGTCAGGAAATATTGAAAAATTTAATCGAAGAACAACGCGAACATTTAATTAAACCAATTATTATTGAATTAAGTAATAGCGCCAATCTCACAAAAGAAGCCTCGGAAGCTATTATGGATTTGAAAAATGAATTAGGCAGTATTTCTTTTAGTTTATCAGAGTCGATCGCTACTATTGAGCATTTTCAAGCGGAAACTCTAATTAAACTTCAGGAATTTGCCACTAATTTAGGTGCTAATGTAGAAAAAACATCAGCTACTTTTATAACTATTCGTGAAGAATTGGAAAAATTTCTCAACACTCACGCAGAAATCCAACAGCAATTAGTTGAAGAATTCCAGAACAACATTCATGACATTTTTACCCAACAAAATAACAATCTTCAACATTTAGGTGAACAAAGTTCTGAAGCAATGCGCGTACAACGTGATGCGCTGACTAAAATTGCTAAACAAACTGTTAATACTTTTGTAGGTATTCGGGAAGAACTAGAACAATCTCTGCAAACTCACACACAAATAGAACGCGAGTTAATTCAAGAATTTCACAACCGTTATCTGGAAATTTTTAACAATCATAAAAATCACAACGGCGTACATTAATTATGTTTAATTTTAATAAATTAAATCAGCAACCAGAGTTAGACGAAGAAGAATCGAGTGTTTTGCTATCAATTGGCGATTTGATGTCTGGTTTACTGATGATTTTTGCCCTCCTATTCGTTACAGTTCTTGTTCAGCTAAAAGACAAAGAAGAACCGCGCCGAGTTGTAATTGGTACAGTTGTTGAACAAATGAAAGGTAATAACATTAATGTAAAAGTTAACCCCGAAACGGGTGATGTAAGTATTCAAGATAAGATTCTTTTTGATGAAAATAGTGCGGAACTAAAACCCGCAGGGAAGATATTTCTTAAACAATTTATTCCGGTTTACAGTCGCGTGATTTTTTCTAAAAAAGGCTTTGAAAAAGAGATTGCCAGAGTGGTTATTGAAGGTCATACTAGCTCTAAAGGAGATTATGATACTAACTTGGAATTAAGCTTACTGAGAGCGCTTGCTGTTTCCAAATTTATCTTTTCCGATCGGCTTAATTTTCCCACAAAGTCGCAATTAAGAACAAAAATTATGGCAGCAGGACGTGGGGAAATGGAAGCAAAACAAAAAGTAGATGATTTTGGCGATCGCAAAGTAATCTTCCGCTTCCAATTTCGCG
This window harbors:
- a CDS encoding DUF790 family protein, whose amino-acid sequence is MLPSELLIHRQNGESIIPKRLKIDDRNLEVATDLISCFEENVGKSQGNLDRQLLDLEGDSPDYRLKRGFAHLLKSSFSTFEIVSPLEPQELRQRVFTLSAQSIPNPLASQRVLNNLADQLSQELNKEVNSQQIRTGLYADLQENRILTQFDPPAPEDIIHRYNISQVQGVFYRASQITINAHRNVPGEYKLLFRYLKLFQLMAYIEGDADHGFTITIDGPTSLFKPSTRYGLAIAKLIPALLHVTKWSLSATLQTKDIYSGKQKTGRFTLNSDCGLVTHYPPGKPYDSMLEAGFANRWDSLKTDWVLEREVDLIPIPGSVMIPDFRLVHPDGRSYLLEIVGYWRPEYLQKKFAQARKADCDNLILAVSERLNLEKAGVKVSNTPAKIVWFKDKLSPKAVLEILE
- a CDS encoding Uma2 family endonuclease; the encoded protein is MSLQLLRRKFTVKQYHQMIEAGILTEDDRVELIKGEIVEMTPINRRHSAHVNRLNELFILRLAQLVTVGVQNPVELNDNSEPQPDISLLRRKADFYKSGHPQPQDILLLVEVADTTVESDREIKIPLYAENGIIEVWLIDINEQYIEVYRQPSANGYQNIQRFVRGQNLSILAFPEVIISVDEVLG
- a CDS encoding OmpA/MotB family protein, with protein sequence MFNFNKLNQQPELDEEESSVLLSIGDLMSGLLMIFALLFVTVLVQLKDKEEPRRVVIGTVVEQMKGNNINVKVNPETGDVSIQDKILFDENSAELKPAGKIFLKQFIPVYSRVIFSKKGFEKEIARVVIEGHTSSKGDYDTNLELSLLRALAVSKFIFSDRLNFPTKSQLRTKIMAAGRGEMEAKQKVDDFGDRKVIFRFQFRGENFSEWYRKNQSLP